CGCCAGGCCATCCGGGAGGCCTTGCGGCGGGACAAAAGGGTGGAGGCCTTCGCCGACGCACCCCCCCACGAGGGGGGACACGGGGTCACGGTGGTGGTCCTAAAGGGGGGATTTCTCCCTAGCGCAAGAGGGTAAGCACCCCTAGAACCACGGCTATGGCCGTGAAGTAGAGCATGGCCTTGTTGAAGGCCGTGTTGATCTCCGCCCTCACTTCCTGGCGAAGCCCGGAAACCTCCGCCCTCACCTCCTGGCGCAGGCCGTCCATCTCCTGCCGGAGGCCAGCGATCTCCGCCCGCACTTCCTGGCGCAGGCCGTCCATCTCCTGCCGGAGGCCAGCGATCTCCGCCCGCACTTCCTGGCGCAGGCCGTCCATCTCCTGACGAAGCCCG
The genomic region above belongs to Thermus sediminis and contains:
- a CDS encoding intermediate filament family protein is translated as MTVEERLYKLEGIVEGVMAVLPDRVSALEARMDLLRQEVKAEMASLRQEVRAEISGLRQEMDGLRQEVRAEIAGLRQEMDGLRQEVRAEIAGLRQEMDGLRQEVRAEVSGLRQEVRAEINTAFNKAMLYFTAIAVVLGVLTLLR